The genomic interval GTTCGGCGACTTCGCAGGGTTTGGGTCGCTGGTGACGACGACCCCATCAGCAAAAATCCCGGGATGAGGTGGCCAGTTTCCCCAACCAGTGGCTGTAGTCCTCCAGACGATGGGCAATGAGGTGGCGGACCCGCCCTTCCCGCTCCAGGGTACCGCTCACCACCAGCAGCCGTCCCTGCAGGATGGCCCGACGCCAGGGCTCCACTTGGCTAGGCCAGACGATGACGTTGATCCGGTCGCTTTCGTCTTCCAGGGTCAGGAATACCGTTCCGTGGGCCGTAGCCGGGCGCTGACGATGAGTGACGAGGCCAGCGATACGTCTCGCCCCTCCAGCAAAAGCGCGCCCTAGCTCGGCGATGGGACGACACCCCTCTGCCTGCAGGTGCGGTCGCAGGAAATGCAGAGGGTGGGGTCCGAGACTCAGACCCAACTGGGCATAGTCGATACGACACCGTGTCGCCGCCGGCGTTGCCGCCAGTGCCATCTTTGGTTCTGCAGCGGGAGCCAGGGGCAATGGCGTCGCTGCACGCACCGCCGCAACCTGCCAAAGGCTCTGGCGCCGGTCCAGGCCCTCCTCCTCCCAGGCCCCTGCCCGGGCGAGTCGCTCCACCTCGGCGCGGGGGCAGCCCAGTTCCTGCACCAGAGCTACCGGATCCAGGGCACCACCCTGTTCGCGCCAGGCGACGATCCTTTGCGCCACCTCCCGTGGCAAGCCACGCAGCTGGTGAAAGCCCAGGCGCAGCGTGCGCCCATGGGCGCGGCTGTCCCAGACACTGTGGCGGATGGACAGGGGCAGCACCGTCACGCCGCGCTCGCGCGCCTCGCGCACGATCTGTGCGGGGGCGTAAAAACCCATGGGCTGGCTGTTCAGCAGCGCCGCGCTGAAAACGGCTGGGTGGTGGCATTTGAGCCAGGCCGAGGCATAGACCAGGAGGGCGAAGCTCGCGGCGTGGGACTCGGGAAAGCCGTACTCGGCAAAACCCTGAATCTGTTGACAGAGCTGCTGGGCGAAGGTGTCGTCGTAGCCGCGCGCCCGCAGTCCCTCGCGCAGACGCTCCTGGTAGGGGCCAAGATTACCGTGCCGGCGCCAGGCGGCCATGGCGCGGCGCAGACCGTCGGCGGCGTCGCCATCGAAACCCGCCGCCTCCATGGCGATCTGCATCACCTGCTCCTGAAAGATGGGCACACCCAGGGTTCGCTCCAGAACCTTGCGCACCTCCGGGCCCGGATAGTGTACCGGCTCCAGACCTTCGCGCCGGCGCAGGTAGGGATGCACCATGCCCCCCTGGATGGGGCCTGGGCGGATGATGGCCACCTCGATGACCAGATCGTAAAAACAGCGGGGTTTGAGGCGGGGCAACATGCTCATCTGGGCACGCGATTCCACCTGAAAGACCCCCAGACTCTCCCCCCGTTGGAGCATGGCATAGACCGCCGGATCCTCCGGCGGAATATCGGCCAGGGTGCACCCTAGGTCATCCAGGGCCCGGCGCAGCACGCTGAGCATGCCCAGAGCGAGCAGATCCACTTTCAGGATACCCAGGAGGTCGAGGTCGTTCTTGTCCCACTGGATGACCGTTCTGCCGGCCATGCGGGCGGGCTCGATGGGGACCAAGGCATCCAAAGGCTCAGCGCTGAGCACCATCCCACCCACGTGCTGAGAGAGGTGGCGCGGCAGCCCCACCAGAGCATTGGCCACCACCAGCAGACGCTGCACCGCCGGGCTCTCGGGATCGAAACCCGCTTCCCGCAGGCGTTCTGGCCGCAGACGGCGGCCATCCCACCAGGCCAGACCACGCCCGAGGGCATCCTGCTCCGCAGTGCTGAAGCCCAAGGCCCGGGCTGCATCGCGCAGGGCACTGCGCGGGCGATAGTGGCGCACACTGGCGGTCAGGGCGGCGTGGCGGCGGCCATATCGAGCAAAAACAAACTGGATGACCTCCTCGCGGCGCTCGTGCTCAAAATCCACATCGATGTCCGGCGGCTCTCCCCGTTCCCGCGACAGGAAACGGGAAAAAAGCAGATTGCCACGGGTGGGATCCACCTCCGTGATGCCCAAGGCATAACAGAGCACCGAATTGGCCGCAGATCCCCTTCCCTGGCACAGAATGCCCCGACTTTTGGCAAACTGGACGATCTCGTGCACCGTCAGAAAATACGGGCCATACCCCAGTTCGTGGACGATGCGCAACTCTTCCTCCAGTTGCCTCGCCACCTTTCCGGGAATGCCGTCGGGATAGCGCAACCCAAGCCCGGCTTTGGCCAGGAAGCGCAGATGCTCCTCGGGACTGCGCTCCAACGGGCAGGTACCGGGCGGGTAGCGGTACCGCAGGCTGTCCAGAGAAAAGGTGCAGGATGCCGCCACCGCCAAGGTTTCCGCCAAAAGGTTCTGAGGATAGAGGGTATCCAGTTGCGCGCGGGAACGCAGATGCGCCTCACCGTTGGCTGCCAGCGCCCAACCCAGTTCGCTCAGGGGACGGCCCAGACGAATGGCGGTGAGCACATCCAGGAGAAAACGCTCGCGACGCCGGGCCATGGTCACCGCCCCGCAGGCCAGCCCGCGGATCCCCGTCCCTTCCATCCAGCGGCGCAGCCCTGCCAGACGCTGGGAGTGGTCCCCCCGATAACGGAGGACGAGGCCAAGGCGCAGACGCTCCCTCCCCCAGTGCCGAGACAGTTCGGCCAGGATCGCGGGCGGCTCCCCAGCTCGTCCCCAGTCCGGCAAAAGGATGGCCAAAAGCCCTGGGCAAGGAAAAAGATCCGCCCACTCCAGTCGATAATCGCCCTTGCCTGCCCGTCCCCGCGCCAGGCCGATGAGCTGCGCCAAGGCGGCATAGCCGCGGGCATCCTGCACCAGGAGCACGAGCTCCTGGCCGTCCACCAGCCGAAAGCGGCTCCCCAAGATGAGTTTCAGACCCGCCTCCCGGGCCGCAACGTGCGCGCGAGGGGCACTGATGAGGCTGCACTCCTCGGTAATGGCAAGGCCGGCGTAGCCGAGTTGCGCCGCGCGCTCCACCAGCGCCTCCACCGTTGCAGTAGCCTGAAGAAAACTCAGGTTGCTCTGACAGCACAGTTCGACGTAGGCCGGATGGGTCTCAGTCTCAGGCAAAGTAGCCATGCAGAAAAACCCCACCGCGGCGACGATCACGGAAGACCCAGCAGCGCGCGCCATCGCCACGACGCCACAGGAAATAGTCGCGGTCCACATCCGCACCGTCCCACCACCCCCCCTGGATGCGCTCCACCTCGCTGTGGGGACGGACATCTCCGTCTTCCAGAGCCCGGGGTTCGGGCAAGAGCCACAGAGGACGGCGATCCGGACCCTCCCAGGACTGCGGGCGGCCGCGGGCGGGCAGCAGGCGGTAGGCGTGTTCGGGCCGATGATCGGGCCAGGGGCTGAGGATGTACACGGCCTCCGGACCAAGACGGGCCTGCCACTGCTCCAGGAGCCGCTCCTGACGTTCGGCCAGATCCTCCCGCCAGAAATCCCGTTGTTGCCCCTGCCAGGGACAGGTATCCAGCGCCTCGAGCACGATGGTCTCGGCGGCAAAGGTCCAGGGACGGCGCTGCAGACGTCCCTGCCAGAGCTCCAGAAAGAGCTCGCGATCGCTGAGGATTTCCCGACTTTCCAGACAGTCCTCGAAACGTCCCTCCCGGCCTTGCAGGCGCAGTTGCCAACGACGCGCACCAAGTCCAGCCCGCGTCAGCATCTTCTGGAGTTCCCGAAAGAGCCGGGCCAAAGGGAAACGCAAGGCCGGCCAATCCCCCGCCGGCTGCACCAGTTCAAGCTCCCGCCGTGGTACTTCGGGGAAGGCAAAATACGGGCGTGGATCGGGACGCAGGCCCGCCACGATCTGCAGGAATTCTCCCCAGTAGGGACCAAAACGCTGGGCACGCGCCGCATCGTCCAGGGCCGCCAGATCTCCAAGCGTACCCAACCCCAGACTGTACCAGAGCTCCTGGACCCTGGTTTCGGCAGGGAGTGCGCTCAGGGGCAAACGCGGCCAGACCTGCGCCCACTGCTGCCGGCTCACCGTCCAACCGGCCCCGTCCGCTGCTCCCAGGGCCAGCAGCACAGCGCCCGTAGCCGTGGGCGCCGCTCCCCAGCGCCAGCGCGGGCCACCTTCCGCGCGTGCCCGCAGGGCCTCGAGAAAGGCCTGGCGTCCCGCGCGCCAGCGGGGATTGCTGCCCACTTCCACACCCAGGGCCGTTGACCAGGGTTCGAGGATAGCCACCTGCGGTCCCCAGCCGTAGAGCCAATGCGCCCAGTCCCGCAAAAACTCCAGCCGCCGCTGCGGTCGTTCAGGGCGCAGCCGCAGAGCGGGACAGAGGGCCCTGGCCTTGGCCAGACTCATCCCAGGCGCAAGCCCGCAGTGTATGGCCATGGGCCCGCGCTGCTGGAGACGGTGTCGGCCATCCGCCAACACCACCGGAGCCATGCCCTGCTCGTCCTGCTCCCAGAGGCCAGCATCCAGCTCCGGGAAATAGACCGCCACGTAATAGGAGGCCATGGTCACGGCTTCTGGCCATCAGATGGCCAGAGGGAGCTGCTCCCCTTCGGGCAAGGAGACCACTCCACGGCCCGGCATGCCGCCTCGCCTTTTCTGCACCGTGACGGCCACCCCCCGACGGTCGGGATGCAGTTGCAGGCGCAGCGCCGCCCATCCTGCTCCCTGCTGCTCTCCCTCGTTGAAAAAGAAAAAGGCTGCCGTATCCCCTGCTTGCGCAGCCAACTGCAGACGCCGCCAGGCCGTCGTATCCAGGGGTGGCGGCCAGGCCAGCACGGCACTGCAGGTGCCAGAACGCAAGGCACTCTCCAGGGCCCAGAGACGATCCTGCCGCTGCCGTGGGTGGAGGCAGAGCATGCGCTCCAGACGCAGACCAGCAGCGGCCAGGGCCGGAGGATAGGGCAGATAGGGCGGTGTCACCCAAAGGATCCAGCGTTTTTGCTGCTGGCTCAGGCTCGCCAGGACAGGCAGCAAAAGGCGCAGTTCGCCAATGCCCGGCGTGCTGCTGTGGATTTCGGTGATACCTCCCCGCGGCCAGCCGCCCAGCAACCGATCCAGTTCTTCCTGACCCGTCTTCAGGAGTGCAGAGTCACCACCCCGCGCCGTGGCTTCATACCCCGGGCTGTGCAGGCCACGCCAAAGACTCCGCGGATGCTCCCGGAGCAGGGATTCCAATGCTGGCTTCATAGTTTTCCTCCTCGCCGTATGAGGCCTACCACCACTCCTTCCACGCTCAGGGCCTGACGCCCGAGATCCACCTGAATGGGAGCAAAATCCGGATTTTCCGGCAGTAGCCAGAGCCGTTCGCCTTCGCGCTGCCAGCGCTTGACCGTCACCTCATCTTCCAGGCGTACCACCGCTATCTGGCCGTTATGCACCTCCGCACAACGCTGCACGGCCAGCAGGTCGCCATCGAGGATGCCCGCATCCCGCATGCTCATCCCCTGCACCCGCAAAAGAAAATCCGCCTCTGGAAAAAGGCGGTCAGCTGCTGGCAGATAAGCCTCCAGATGCGCTTCGGACAGGATGGGCTGACCGGCGGCCACACGTCCCACCAGCGGCAGACCGTCCTGGGGTAGTGCCTCGGTGAGGCGAATACCGCGCGCCCTGCCGCGCTGCAATTGCAGATAGCCCTTGCGCTCCAGGGTACGCAGGTGGGATTCGGCCGCGTTGGGCGACTGGAAGGCAAAGGCCTGCATCAACTCTACCCGCGTTGGTGGTGCATCGTGTTCCTGCACATAGCGATGCAACCATTGCAGGATCTCTGCCTGCCTTCTGCTCAGTTTTTCCATGGCATCGGATCTCCCCGTTTCTATGCTGTAAATTTATACAGTTTTATGACGGAAAGCAAGACGGCACCAATAGAGGGTGTATCGGGTAGTGGTCCAGACAATGGGATCATCCAGTCCTATACTGGATAAAGGTGGGTCTTACCCACCGGAAGCGAACAGGGCCACACAGAAAAGGAGCCTTCCATGACCAAGACCTGGATACTCGTCAGCAACGGCAGCCACGCCAAGTTCTTTCTCCACCACGGTTGCGGCAAAGGACTGCAACCCTTGGCCGAGCGTCACCACGACAGCAGTCGTCTGAAGGCGGCGGAACTGGTCAGCGACGGTCCTGGACGGGTGCAGCAGAGCTTCGCCCACGGGGCACGGCCGGCTCTGGACGGAAAAAGCTCGCCCAAGGAGCAGGAACTCCAGCAATTTGCCCGCGAGCTTGCCCAGACCCTGCGCGAGGGGCGGGTCAATACGGAATACGACGACTTCGTTCTGGTGGCACCCCCGGCCTTTCTCGGCCTGCTGCGCGAGGCCCTGGACGAGCCCACTATCAAGCTGCAGCGCGCCACCATCAACAAGGACTATATTCAGGCAGATCTAGCGCAGCTGCGCGAGCACCTGGGGCGCGTGCTCTGCGTGTGAGAGCGACGGGGCCCTCAACGGGCCCGCGGCAGACTCCAGTGCCGGTACAAGGCCATGGTACGCAGAAAAAAGGTCAGTGCCGCCCCCGCCAGGGTGCTTTCCAGGGGCGGCAGGCGCAGCGCATCTCCTGCCAGCACCAGAACGCAACCCAGGGCCGCTGCCGAAGCGTAGATTTCGGCCCGCAGTACCACCGGCACCTGGCCGCTCAGAACATCGCGGACCATGCCCCCACCGACCCCGCTGATCACCCCCAACACGGCAGCCATGAAGGGACTGAGGCCAAAAGCGAGGGCCTTCTGCGTTCCCGTCGCCGCAAATACCCCAAGGCCGGCGGCATCGAAGAGCAGCACGGGATGCTGCAGACGGTCAAAGAAGCGATGGAAGAAAAATACGAAGACACCTGCAAAAACCGCCAGGGCGACGCTGTGCCAGTCGGCAATGGATTCCGGCGGAATGGCACCGATGAGCACGTCGCGGACGATTCCGCCAAAGACCGCCGTTACCACGGCCAGGACGATGATCCCGAAAATGTCCAACTGGCTACGCACACCGCGCATGGCCCCACTCACGGCAAAGACAAAGATGCCGATGAGGTTGATGGCGTGCAGGAACAGCACTGGGGCGTCGGTGTGCATGGTCATCCGTGAGAAAACGCGGATTTTAAATAAGTCGTTCCGTCCACCGCAAGAAAAAATACGGAACTTGACTCCGTACCAAGGTACGGCAGGTAGAATGCAGAGTTTATGGGGGGATGACAGCGCAAGACCCGCAGCCGAGTCAGACCCCGCAAGCTAACCCACAGGAGCACTGCGGCATGACCCAAAATCTCGATCTCGGCATCACCGGAATGACCTGCGAGCATTGCGCCCGCACGGTGGAAAAAGCTTTGCGTGCGGTCCCCGGCGTCCTTGCGGCGGAGGTCTCCTGGCCAGAACGCCGGGCACGCATCCAGGCCAGCGCAGATCTCGACCCGGCTGCCCTGGGCCGCGCCGTCACGGCCGCCGGTTACGGTATCGGCGATGGCGACTATCACGGCGGGAGTCTGCACGTCGCCATCATCGGCTCCGGTTCCGCCGCTTTCGCCGCCGCCCTCCGCTTGGTGGAAGGGGGCGCGCGGGTCACCATGATCGAGGCCGGCACCTTGGGGGGCACCTGCGTCAATGTCGGTTGTGTGCCTTCCAAAATCTTCATTCGCGCGGCGCAAACCGCCCACATCCTGCAAGCGCATCCCGTCGCCGGCTTGGAGCATCATCGATCCCGTGTCGATCGCCGCGCCATGCAGGCGCAGCAGCAGGCACGCGTGGAGGCCCTGCGCCAGGCGAAGTATCAGCGGGTTCTGGAGGTCCATCCGCAAATCACCCTGCGCCGGGGACGCGCCCGCTTCCTCGACAGACAACACCTGGAGATCGCTGACGGCAGTGGCAGAAAAGACGTCGTCAGCGCCGACCGCGTGCTCATCGCCACGGGCTCGCGTCCTGCCATTCCGCCCATTCGGGGTCTCGACCAGACTCCCTACTGGACCTCTACCGAGGCGCTGGCTGCAACCGAGATTCCCCGGCGTTTGCTGGTCATCGGCGCTTCCATCGTTGCCCTGGAACTGGCGCAGGCCTTTGCGCGCCTCGGCAGCAGCGTTACCATCCTCGCACGCAGCACCCTGCTGTCGCAACTGGATTCAGAAATCGGAAAAGCGCTCAAGACCATACTCGAGGGCGAGGGTCTGGATATCCGCCTGCACAGCCAGCCCGATAGCGTCCACTACCGCGATGGCCAGTTCCACACCCGGCTCGGCGAAGCGGACCTGATCAGCGATGCCCTCCTGGTGGCCACGGGCCGACGCGCCAATACCGACGATCTCGGACTGGAAGCGCTCGGCGTGGCCTGCAACGCCCAGGGCGCCATCGCCGTCGATAGCGCAATGCGCTCCACCGTTGCGGGGATCTTTGCTGCTGGCGATTGCAGCACCCTACCACAATACGTCTACGTAGCGGCCGCCGCCGGCACCCGGGCAGCGGTCAATATGCTCGGTGGCGATGCTCAGCTGGATCTCGCGGTATTGCCGGCGGTGGTCTTCACCGATCCTCAGGTGGCCACCGTCGGGCTGGATGAGAAAGCCGCCCGCGCC from Acidithiobacillus caldus ATCC 51756 carries:
- the merA gene encoding mercury(II) reductase; protein product: MTQNLDLGITGMTCEHCARTVEKALRAVPGVLAAEVSWPERRARIQASADLDPAALGRAVTAAGYGIGDGDYHGGSLHVAIIGSGSAAFAAALRLVEGGARVTMIEAGTLGGTCVNVGCVPSKIFIRAAQTAHILQAHPVAGLEHHRSRVDRRAMQAQQQARVEALRQAKYQRVLEVHPQITLRRGRARFLDRQHLEIADGSGRKDVVSADRVLIATGSRPAIPPIRGLDQTPYWTSTEALAATEIPRRLLVIGASIVALELAQAFARLGSSVTILARSTLLSQLDSEIGKALKTILEGEGLDIRLHSQPDSVHYRDGQFHTRLGEADLISDALLVATGRRANTDDLGLEALGVACNAQGAIAVDSAMRSTVAGIFAAGDCSTLPQYVYVAAAAGTRAAVNMLGGDAQLDLAVLPAVVFTDPQVATVGLDEKAARAAGHRVTVRRLNLDQVPRALANFDTRGFIKMVADADTDRLLGVQVLAAEGGELIQTAAVALRAGWRIEDLASMLFPYLTMVEGLKLCAQTFTKDVSELSCCAG
- the lexA gene encoding transcriptional repressor LexA: MEKLSRRQAEILQWLHRYVQEHDAPPTRVELMQAFAFQSPNAAESHLRTLERKGYLQLQRGRARGIRLTEALPQDGLPLVGRVAAGQPILSEAHLEAYLPAADRLFPEADFLLRVQGMSMRDAGILDGDLLAVQRCAEVHNGQIAVVRLEDEVTVKRWQREGERLWLLPENPDFAPIQVDLGRQALSVEGVVVGLIRRGGKL
- a CDS encoding host attachment protein, producing MTKTWILVSNGSHAKFFLHHGCGKGLQPLAERHHDSSRLKAAELVSDGPGRVQQSFAHGARPALDGKSSPKEQELQQFARELAQTLREGRVNTEYDDFVLVAPPAFLGLLREALDEPTIKLQRATINKDYIQADLAQLREHLGRVLCV
- a CDS encoding trimeric intracellular cation channel family protein; the encoded protein is MHTDAPVLFLHAINLIGIFVFAVSGAMRGVRSQLDIFGIIVLAVVTAVFGGIVRDVLIGAIPPESIADWHSVALAVFAGVFVFFFHRFFDRLQHPVLLFDAAGLGVFAATGTQKALAFGLSPFMAAVLGVISGVGGGMVRDVLSGQVPVVLRAEIYASAAALGCVLVLAGDALRLPPLESTLAGAALTFFLRTMALYRHWSLPRAR
- a CDS encoding DNA polymerase Y subunit UmuC family protein; protein product: MASYYVAVYFPELDAGLWEQDEQGMAPVVLADGRHRLQQRGPMAIHCGLAPGMSLAKARALCPALRLRPERPQRRLEFLRDWAHWLYGWGPQVAILEPWSTALGVEVGSNPRWRAGRQAFLEALRARAEGGPRWRWGAAPTATGAVLLALGAADGAGWTVSRQQWAQVWPRLPLSALPAETRVQELWYSLGLGTLGDLAALDDAARAQRFGPYWGEFLQIVAGLRPDPRPYFAFPEVPRRELELVQPAGDWPALRFPLARLFRELQKMLTRAGLGARRWQLRLQGREGRFEDCLESREILSDRELFLELWQGRLQRRPWTFAAETIVLEALDTCPWQGQQRDFWREDLAERQERLLEQWQARLGPEAVYILSPWPDHRPEHAYRLLPARGRPQSWEGPDRRPLWLLPEPRALEDGDVRPHSEVERIQGGWWDGADVDRDYFLWRRGDGARCWVFRDRRRGGVFLHGYFA
- the imuA gene encoding translesion DNA synthesis-associated protein ImuA; protein product: MKPALESLLREHPRSLWRGLHSPGYEATARGGDSALLKTGQEELDRLLGGWPRGGITEIHSSTPGIGELRLLLPVLASLSQQQKRWILWVTPPYLPYPPALAAAGLRLERMLCLHPRQRQDRLWALESALRSGTCSAVLAWPPPLDTTAWRRLQLAAQAGDTAAFFFFNEGEQQGAGWAALRLQLHPDRRGVAVTVQKRRGGMPGRGVVSLPEGEQLPLAI
- a CDS encoding error-prone DNA polymerase, with the translated sequence MATLPETETHPAYVELCCQSNLSFLQATATVEALVERAAQLGYAGLAITEECSLISAPRAHVAAREAGLKLILGSRFRLVDGQELVLLVQDARGYAALAQLIGLARGRAGKGDYRLEWADLFPCPGLLAILLPDWGRAGEPPAILAELSRHWGRERLRLGLVLRYRGDHSQRLAGLRRWMEGTGIRGLACGAVTMARRRERFLLDVLTAIRLGRPLSELGWALAANGEAHLRSRAQLDTLYPQNLLAETLAVAASCTFSLDSLRYRYPPGTCPLERSPEEHLRFLAKAGLGLRYPDGIPGKVARQLEEELRIVHELGYGPYFLTVHEIVQFAKSRGILCQGRGSAANSVLCYALGITEVDPTRGNLLFSRFLSRERGEPPDIDVDFEHERREEVIQFVFARYGRRHAALTASVRHYRPRSALRDAARALGFSTAEQDALGRGLAWWDGRRLRPERLREAGFDPESPAVQRLLVVANALVGLPRHLSQHVGGMVLSAEPLDALVPIEPARMAGRTVIQWDKNDLDLLGILKVDLLALGMLSVLRRALDDLGCTLADIPPEDPAVYAMLQRGESLGVFQVESRAQMSMLPRLKPRCFYDLVIEVAIIRPGPIQGGMVHPYLRRREGLEPVHYPGPEVRKVLERTLGVPIFQEQVMQIAMEAAGFDGDAADGLRRAMAAWRRHGNLGPYQERLREGLRARGYDDTFAQQLCQQIQGFAEYGFPESHAASFALLVYASAWLKCHHPAVFSAALLNSQPMGFYAPAQIVREARERGVTVLPLSIRHSVWDSRAHGRTLRLGFHQLRGLPREVAQRIVAWREQGGALDPVALVQELGCPRAEVERLARAGAWEEEGLDRRQSLWQVAAVRAATPLPLAPAAEPKMALAATPAATRCRIDYAQLGLSLGPHPLHFLRPHLQAEGCRPIAELGRAFAGGARRIAGLVTHRQRPATAHGTVFLTLEDESDRINVIVWPSQVEPWRRAILQGRLLVVSGTLEREGRVRHLIAHRLEDYSHWLGKLATSSRDFC